GGACGAGGCCGTCCACCGCTACCACGGCCGGCGAGGCCGCGGGGGGGCGGACGGAATCGGTCACTTCGCTGTAAGGAACGCACCAAGATGCCGGGCTGCGAGGCGGAGGGCAATGGCGGCCTCCTGATGGTCGCGGGCTACACCTATCTGACCAGCAGCGTGACGTCCATCAGTGAAGGCGCCGCCGCCAGAGGCGCCGGAACCGCTAGCCGTCGCTCGTCCGCCTAGTTCACCTGCTCCTCGATGCCGGCCGTGCGCAGCAGCCGCGCGTAGCGCGGGTCGCGGGCCAGCCCGTGGTGGTCGTAGGGAAGATCGTTCAGCACGCGGCGGAGCCCCGGGTCGGTGGCGGCCCCCCTGGGGCCGTCGCACCCTCCGGATCCGCCGCGCTTCTTTCGCACTCGGCCCGGCCGAGCGTATGGTTAGGGTGTCGCCGGTGCCATCCGTGGAGCGGGGCCGTGCCGGTGACCGCGAAGCTGTCGCGCAGGTTCTACGAGACGTTCGGCGACGAGATCGCGAACGAGCTGGTGGAGTGGTTCAATCGCGTGGACGACGCCTACCGGTCCGAATTCCGCGAGTTGTTCGAGGTTCACTTCTCCCGCTTCGACGCGAAGCTGGAGCAGCGCGTCGCGGAGCTGCGTGCGGAGATGGACCTGCGCGTGGGCCGGCTCGAGGCCAAGCTGGAGCAGCGCCTCGCCGAGGTGAAGGGCGAGCTGCGCGCGGAGATCGGCCTTCGGGTCGGACAACTCGAGGCCAGGCTGGAGCAGCGCCTCGCCGAAGTCCAGGCTGGACTGATGAAGTGGATGTTCATCTTCTGGGCCGGGAACGTGGTCGCGACCGCCGGCCTGGTCTTGGGCGCCGTCCTCCTCCTCCGGAAGTAGCCTCTACCCCGGCGCGCCGGGCTCCCGCGGCCGCTCGAGCGCGGCGCGGTCCCAGCGGCCGAGATCCGCGGCCGCCTCGTACGCCGACTGGAGGAACTCGAGCAGCGCCGCGTCGGGCGCCGCGGCGCGGCGCACCGCCTCGTAGGGGAGGATGAACTCCCGCACGTCCCGATCGTAGAACGCGCCCGCCGGGCGCAGCCGGCGATCGCGGTACCCGTCCGGCTCCGGGTACGCGTAGGCGTAGAACGCCGGCTCGGCGATCGCGCCCCCGCCCGGCCAGAACCCGCAGCTGCTGCACTCGTGGGAATACGCCTCCACCATCACGCGGTCCGGGCAGTTCGGTGCGCCGCCCGGGTGCCGCGGCGCGCGCCGGCCCGAAAAGCGCGTCGTCGCCAGGTCGAAGCTCCCCCAGAAGAAATGGACGGGACTGGCCTTGCCGAGGAAGCCGCCGCGGAACCGCTTCAACACCCGATCGCTGCGCGCCAGGATCCGCCACCAGCGCTGCGC
The sequence above is drawn from the Gemmatimonadales bacterium genome and encodes:
- a CDS encoding DUF5996 family protein — protein: MTDDWPALPLDSWRDTYATLHMWTQIVGKTRLALAPMENHWWQVVLYVTARGLTTSPMPSGPGALEVEFDFLDHQLYVRDSRGAARAIPLVPRPVADFYAAYMDTLRSLGHAVRIRPVPVEVETAIPFAEDREHASYDPDAAQRWWRILARSDRVLKRFRGGFLGKASPVHFFWGSFDLATTRFSGRRAPRHPGGAPNCPDRVMVEAYSHECSSCGFWPGGGAIAEPAFYAYAYPEPDGYRDRRLRPAGAFYDRDVREFILPYEAVRRAAAPDAALLEFLQSAYEAAADLGRWDRAALERPREPGAPG